One window of the Streptomyces asoensis genome contains the following:
- a CDS encoding GNAT family N-acetyltransferase codes for MSDIEIRDDRAAGRLEAFGDGGEVVGHIEYFVLESPAPALVPVHTIVEPAHEGKGIAGSLARELYAASEREGIPVAPLCPYVVKWAERHPDEAPAADPELLRAAKDWLRAHPGRF; via the coding sequence ATGAGCGACATCGAGATCCGCGACGACCGGGCGGCGGGCCGCCTCGAGGCTTTCGGCGACGGCGGTGAAGTCGTGGGGCACATCGAGTACTTCGTCCTGGAATCGCCCGCGCCCGCCCTGGTGCCGGTGCACACCATCGTCGAGCCGGCCCACGAGGGCAAGGGCATCGCCGGGTCGCTGGCGCGGGAACTGTACGCCGCCTCCGAGCGCGAGGGCATCCCCGTGGCGCCGCTCTGCCCGTACGTCGTGAAGTGGGCCGAGCGTCACCCGGACGAGGCTCCGGCCGCCGACCCCGAGCTGCTGCGCGCCGCCAAGGACTGGCTGCGCGCGCACCCCGGCCGTTTCTGA
- the gndA gene encoding NADP-dependent phosphogluconate dehydrogenase — MSTSAQIGVTGLAVMGRNLARNFARNGYTVALHNRTAARTHALVEEFGHEGEFVATETAKEFVAALERPRRLVIMVKAGEPTDAVIREFAPLLEPGDMIIDGGNAHFADTRRRERELREQDIHFVGAGISGGEEGALHGPSIMPGGSPESYESLGPMLEKISAKAADGAPCVTHIGPDGAGHFVKMVHNGIEYADMQLIGEAYQLLRDVAGYEPAQIADIFRTWNTGRLDSYLIEITAEVLSHVDAATGRPFVDVVVDQAEQKGTGRWTVQIALDLGVPVSGIAEAVFARSLSGHAKLREASRGLAGPTASALGKAEAQAFADRVEQALYASKIVSYTQGFHEIAAGSEEYGWDIDLGAVSSIWRGGCIIRAAFLDRIRAAYDNRADLPSLLSDETFASEIAAAQDPWREVLVSATLQGVPTPGFAAALAYYDALRAERLPAALTQGQRDFFGAHTYRRVDREGAFHTLWGGDRSEAEA; from the coding sequence ATGAGCACTTCAGCTCAGATCGGCGTCACGGGACTCGCGGTCATGGGCCGCAATCTCGCCCGCAACTTCGCACGCAACGGCTACACGGTCGCGCTGCACAACCGCACGGCGGCACGGACGCACGCCCTGGTCGAGGAGTTCGGCCACGAGGGCGAGTTCGTCGCCACCGAGACCGCCAAGGAGTTCGTGGCGGCACTGGAGCGGCCCCGCCGCCTGGTGATCATGGTGAAGGCCGGTGAGCCGACCGACGCGGTGATCCGGGAGTTCGCCCCGCTGCTCGAACCCGGCGACATGATCATCGACGGCGGCAACGCGCACTTCGCCGACACCCGCCGCCGCGAGCGCGAACTGCGCGAGCAGGACATCCACTTCGTCGGCGCGGGCATCTCCGGTGGCGAGGAGGGCGCGCTGCACGGCCCGAGCATCATGCCGGGCGGCTCGCCGGAGTCGTACGAGTCGCTGGGCCCGATGCTGGAGAAGATCTCGGCGAAGGCGGCGGACGGGGCGCCCTGCGTCACGCACATCGGCCCGGACGGCGCCGGCCACTTCGTGAAGATGGTCCACAACGGCATCGAGTACGCCGACATGCAACTGATCGGCGAGGCCTACCAGTTGCTGCGCGATGTCGCCGGGTACGAGCCCGCGCAGATCGCGGACATCTTCCGCACCTGGAACACCGGCCGCCTCGACTCCTACCTGATCGAGATCACCGCCGAGGTGCTGTCCCACGTGGACGCGGCGACGGGCCGGCCCTTCGTGGACGTGGTGGTCGACCAGGCGGAACAGAAGGGCACCGGCCGCTGGACGGTCCAGATCGCGCTCGACCTGGGCGTTCCGGTGTCGGGCATCGCGGAGGCCGTCTTCGCACGGTCGCTGTCGGGACACGCGAAGCTGCGCGAGGCCTCGCGCGGCCTGGCAGGACCGACGGCGTCCGCGCTGGGCAAGGCGGAGGCGCAGGCCTTCGCCGACCGGGTGGAGCAGGCGCTGTACGCCTCGAAGATCGTGTCGTACACGCAGGGCTTCCACGAGATCGCCGCGGGCAGCGAGGAGTACGGCTGGGACATCGATCTCGGCGCCGTCTCCTCGATCTGGCGCGGTGGCTGCATCATCCGCGCGGCCTTCCTCGACCGGATCCGCGCCGCGTACGACAACCGGGCGGATCTGCCGAGCCTGCTGTCCGACGAGACGTTCGCCTCGGAGATCGCGGCGGCGCAGGACCCGTGGCGTGAGGTGCTGGTGTCCGCGACGCTTCAGGGTGTGCCCACGCCCGGGTTCGCGGCGGCGCTCGCGTACTACGACGCGTTGCGTGCGGAGCGGCTGCCCGCGGCGCTCACGCAGGGGCAGCGGGACTTCTTCGGGGCGCACACCTACCGCAGGGTGGACCGCGAAGGCGCGTTCCACACCCTCTGGGGCGGCGACCGGTCGGAGGCGGAGGCGTAG
- a CDS encoding transglycosylase family protein — translation MAVRGRHRRYQPNRINRASLTVTAGGAGMALPLIGTGAAQAADVDTWNKVAACESTNDWSINTGNGYYGGLQFTQSTWEAYGGTRYAPRADLATEDQQIAVAEKVLDGQGPGAWPVCSVRAGLSRGGDAPDIHPNGTSAKSAKPSTSSKPATKTSLDDVRPQSTPQSRAGTAEMYTVVRGDTLSGIADTEEVKGGWQGLYAANRTTIGGDPDLILPGQRLSLDGRASAATKAPSATKPRTEKPKTSSGAKESKPAKSTKTKDAGGKTTTGHSLVSPVSASTGTPYHATGSSWSKGYHTGVDFPVPTGTSVQAVKAGEVVSAGYAGSFGYQVVIRHADGRYSQYAHLSAISVRDGQSVSGGQRIGRSGSTGNSTGPHLHFEVRTGPGFGTDVDPVAYLRAGGVRI, via the coding sequence ATGGCCGTACGCGGCCGGCACCGCCGGTATCAGCCGAACAGGATCAACCGGGCATCGCTCACCGTCACGGCGGGTGGTGCCGGTATGGCACTGCCGCTGATCGGCACCGGTGCAGCCCAAGCGGCCGACGTGGACACCTGGAACAAGGTCGCCGCGTGCGAGTCGACCAACGACTGGAGCATCAACACCGGCAACGGCTACTACGGCGGACTCCAGTTCACCCAGTCCACCTGGGAGGCGTACGGCGGTACGCGGTACGCGCCCCGTGCGGATCTGGCCACCGAGGACCAGCAGATCGCCGTGGCCGAGAAGGTGCTGGACGGGCAGGGGCCGGGCGCCTGGCCCGTGTGCTCGGTGCGGGCCGGACTGAGCCGGGGCGGCGACGCCCCCGACATCCACCCGAACGGCACCTCGGCGAAGTCCGCCAAGCCGTCAACGTCGTCCAAGCCGGCCACGAAGACGTCCCTGGACGACGTACGGCCGCAGAGCACACCTCAGTCCCGCGCGGGCACCGCGGAGATGTACACCGTGGTCCGCGGCGACACCCTCTCCGGCATCGCGGACACCGAGGAGGTCAAGGGCGGCTGGCAAGGGCTCTACGCCGCCAACCGGACGACCATCGGCGGCGACCCCGACCTGATCCTGCCGGGCCAGCGGCTCAGCCTGGACGGCAGGGCGAGCGCCGCGACCAAGGCCCCGAGCGCCACCAAGCCCCGGACGGAGAAGCCGAAGACCTCCTCGGGCGCCAAGGAGAGCAAGCCGGCCAAGAGCACCAAGACCAAGGACGCCGGCGGCAAGACGACGACCGGCCATTCCCTCGTGTCGCCCGTCAGCGCCTCCACCGGAACGCCGTACCACGCGACGGGTTCGTCCTGGTCGAAGGGCTACCACACCGGCGTCGACTTCCCCGTGCCCACCGGCACCTCCGTGCAGGCGGTCAAGGCGGGCGAGGTGGTGAGCGCGGGCTATGCCGGCTCCTTCGGCTACCAGGTGGTCATCCGGCACGCCGACGGCCGCTACTCGCAGTACGCCCACCTGTCGGCGATCTCCGTACGGGACGGGCAGTCGGTCAGCGGCGGACAGCGCATCGGCCGGTCCGGCTCCACCGGCAACAGCACGGGCCCGCATCTGCACTTCGAGGTGCGGACCGGGCCCGGTTTCGGAACGGACGTCGACCCGGTGGCGTATCTCCGGGCCGGCGGCGTCAGGATTTGA
- a CDS encoding DMT family transporter, producing MSALALSVVLSLVSAVAYAAGAIVQEQVALSSPDEEYAPLRRPGWWAAVALNGLGGLLHVVALAYGPLSLVQPLGALTIVFALPMAALFVGRRAGATAWRGAIMATVGLAGLLSLVGAADAQSLSTPQRVSVAVVTAAAVVALMVAGRAAHRHPAVRSMLLATASGIAFGMSSVFTKTVAVDWTGGVSTADVPSLAVIGVLATAGMLLSQASYRGAGLAAPLATLTVVNPVVAAAVGITMFGETFRYGTTGTVLALGCGVVAAGGLILLTTERLQGTRPETAAAGLPAARTRTDTGTAEVSSEVSATAPAVEESGGATGGIRLPEQPGAPLPEDVRSAEAALEDLRLAGAALEAEVREERLVLAPTTVDGEDRYEEDPPGGDVPPSFYTPLYGGLYVPMPVVDRHRERVKS from the coding sequence ATGAGCGCCCTCGCGTTGTCCGTGGTCCTGTCGCTCGTCTCCGCTGTCGCGTACGCGGCCGGGGCGATCGTGCAGGAGCAGGTCGCGCTGTCCTCCCCCGACGAGGAGTACGCCCCGCTGCGCCGTCCGGGCTGGTGGGCCGCAGTGGCGTTGAACGGTCTCGGCGGACTCCTCCACGTGGTGGCGCTCGCCTACGGTCCCCTCAGTCTGGTTCAGCCGCTGGGCGCGCTGACCATCGTGTTCGCGTTGCCCATGGCCGCGCTGTTCGTCGGCCGCAGGGCCGGGGCGACGGCCTGGCGGGGCGCGATCATGGCGACGGTCGGTCTCGCCGGTCTGCTGTCCCTGGTGGGGGCGGCCGACGCGCAGTCGCTGAGCACCCCGCAGCGGGTCAGCGTGGCCGTGGTCACCGCGGCCGCGGTCGTGGCTCTGATGGTGGCCGGGCGGGCCGCCCACCGGCACCCGGCGGTCCGCAGCATGCTGCTGGCGACCGCGTCGGGCATAGCGTTCGGCATGTCGTCGGTGTTCACCAAGACCGTCGCGGTCGACTGGACCGGCGGCGTCTCGACGGCCGACGTCCCGTCCCTGGCCGTGATCGGCGTGCTGGCCACGGCCGGCATGCTGCTGTCGCAGGCCTCCTACCGGGGCGCGGGCCTCGCGGCCCCGCTGGCCACGCTGACCGTGGTCAACCCCGTGGTGGCGGCCGCGGTCGGCATCACGATGTTCGGCGAGACCTTCCGCTACGGCACCACGGGCACCGTGCTCGCCCTGGGCTGCGGTGTGGTGGCGGCGGGCGGCCTCATCCTGCTCACGACGGAGCGCCTCCAGGGCACCCGGCCGGAGACGGCGGCGGCCGGTCTCCCGGCGGCGCGGACCCGGACGGACACCGGTACGGCGGAGGTGTCGTCGGAGGTGTCGGCCACAGCCCCGGCGGTCGAGGAGAGCGGCGGCGCGACGGGCGGGATCCGGTTGCCCGAACAGCCGGGCGCGCCGCTGCCGGAGGACGTGCGGTCGGCGGAAGCGGCACTGGAGGACCTGCGGCTCGCCGGGGCGGCGCTGGAGGCCGAGGTACGTGAGGAACGGCTCGTCCTGGCGCCGACCACGGTCGACGGCGAGGACCGCTACGAGGAGGACCCGCCCGGCGGGGACGTGCCTCCGTCGTTCTACACCCCGCTGTACGGAGGTCTGTACGTCCCGATGCCGGTCGTGGACCGGCATCGGGAGCGCGTCAAATCCTGA
- a CDS encoding (2Fe-2S)-binding protein, protein MVLLHFVDLDPDLAALRPLGPFFVLRTPPGSPGEPAAALPTLARAYRETPGSAAPDLHGDPLAFRVRKVTRALRAPEDRIGASVAQQGLAARLWSVTLGCAVLYGSVPDLAPGLLCWDPDAAAPDDLWLTEVRARPGDAATVAATVLDGHLEPLSAALRARHPVAPGLLRGNSGSALAGAAGRLDLWARTHGRPDVAARARALTVELFTHPLLADTGTLTGTAFRRRSCCLYYRVPGGGVCGDCCFTRPPRSSPRAPSG, encoded by the coding sequence TTGGTACTACTGCACTTCGTGGACCTCGACCCCGATCTCGCCGCGCTCCGCCCGCTCGGCCCCTTCTTCGTCCTGCGCACCCCACCAGGCAGCCCAGGAGAGCCGGCCGCGGCGCTGCCGACCCTCGCCCGGGCCTACCGGGAGACCCCCGGGAGCGCGGCACCGGACCTGCACGGCGATCCGCTGGCCTTCCGTGTCCGAAAGGTGACCAGGGCGCTGCGCGCCCCGGAGGACCGGATCGGGGCCTCGGTGGCGCAGCAGGGCCTCGCGGCCCGGCTCTGGTCGGTGACGCTGGGCTGCGCCGTCCTGTACGGGAGCGTCCCCGACCTCGCGCCGGGGCTGCTGTGCTGGGACCCGGACGCGGCCGCCCCGGACGACCTGTGGCTGACCGAGGTGCGGGCGCGGCCGGGGGACGCGGCGACCGTGGCCGCGACGGTCCTCGACGGCCACCTCGAGCCCCTCTCCGCCGCGCTGCGCGCCCGCCATCCGGTCGCGCCCGGCCTGCTGCGGGGCAACTCCGGATCCGCGCTGGCCGGAGCCGCCGGCCGACTGGACCTGTGGGCCCGTACGCACGGTCGTCCCGACGTCGCCGCACGCGCGCGTGCTCTCACCGTGGAACTGTTCACCCACCCCCTCCTCGCGGACACCGGGACACTGACCGGCACCGCCTTCCGCCGCCGCAGCTGCTGCCTGTACTACCGGGTGCCCGGCGGGGGCGTCTGCGGCGACTGTTGCTTCACACGACCCCCGCGCTCTTCCCCACGCGCCCCGTCTGGGTGA
- the glgA gene encoding glycogen synthase, with protein sequence MRVGLLTREYPPDVYGGAGVHVEFLARELRRLVDLDVHCWGEGRTEGVQRHRPWSALDGANDALRTFSVDLAMAAALEGRELVHSHTWYANLAGHLAKELYGVPHVVTAHSLEPLRPWKAEQLGGGYALSSWAERTAVEAADAVIAVSGAMREDILACYPTLAPDRVHVVHNGIDTALYRPDHGTDALTRIGLDPDRPFVLFVGRITRQKGVPHLLRAVRDIDPAAQVVLCAGAPDTPEIDQEFRDLFAGLSRARDGVHWIPRMLPRPEVIQLLTHAAVFVCPSVYEPLGIVNLEAMACGTPVVASRVGGIPEVVEDGVTGTLVAVDDDFEAGLARALDAVLGDPAAGRRMGEAGRARAVGEFGWDAVARRTVGLYEEIVKQA encoded by the coding sequence GTGCGAGTGGGACTGCTGACCCGGGAGTATCCCCCGGACGTGTACGGCGGTGCGGGCGTCCATGTGGAGTTCCTGGCCCGTGAGTTGCGGCGGCTGGTCGACCTCGACGTGCACTGCTGGGGCGAGGGCCGCACCGAGGGGGTCCAGCGGCATCGCCCCTGGTCCGCGCTGGACGGCGCCAACGACGCGCTGCGCACCTTCTCCGTGGACCTCGCCATGGCGGCCGCCCTCGAAGGCCGCGAGCTCGTCCACTCCCACACCTGGTACGCCAACCTCGCCGGTCACCTCGCCAAGGAGCTGTACGGCGTCCCGCACGTGGTGACCGCGCACTCGCTGGAACCCCTGCGGCCCTGGAAGGCCGAGCAACTCGGCGGCGGCTACGCCCTGTCGAGCTGGGCCGAGCGGACCGCGGTGGAGGCGGCCGACGCGGTGATCGCCGTCTCCGGAGCGATGCGCGAGGACATCCTCGCCTGCTACCCGACGCTCGCCCCGGACCGGGTCCACGTCGTCCACAACGGCATCGACACCGCCCTCTACCGTCCCGACCACGGCACTGACGCCCTCACCCGGATCGGCCTGGACCCGGACCGCCCGTTCGTGCTGTTCGTCGGCCGAATCACCCGGCAGAAGGGCGTGCCCCATCTGCTGCGGGCCGTCCGGGACATCGATCCGGCGGCGCAGGTCGTGCTGTGCGCGGGAGCGCCCGACACCCCGGAGATCGACCAGGAGTTCCGCGACCTCTTCGCCGGGCTGAGCCGGGCCCGTGACGGCGTGCACTGGATCCCGAGGATGCTGCCGCGCCCCGAGGTGATCCAACTCCTCACGCACGCCGCCGTGTTCGTCTGCCCCTCGGTGTACGAACCGCTCGGCATCGTCAATCTGGAGGCGATGGCCTGCGGCACTCCCGTCGTGGCCTCCCGGGTCGGCGGCATCCCGGAGGTCGTCGAGGACGGGGTGACCGGGACGCTCGTAGCGGTGGACGACGACTTCGAGGCGGGCCTCGCGCGGGCGCTGGACGCGGTTCTCGGTGATCCGGCGGCCGGGCGCCGGATGGGCGAGGCCGGAAGGGCGCGCGCGGTGGGGGAGTTCGGCTGGGACGCGGTGGCCCGGCGGACGGTCGGGCTGTACGAGGAGATCGTCAAACAGGCTTAG